A stretch of the Luteimonas sp. JM171 genome encodes the following:
- a CDS encoding class I adenylate-forming enzyme family protein, which yields MQTLVARLEDTAAAMPGRIALQQGPRRIDYRTLRRDALALAAHLRSRGVRPGDRVGLVLSNSIEAAIAWYGCWRAGAVVVPLNVQARERDLTVWLQHAGVRLLVHAPEHVDAAQAAILSGVPTLVAERDAGPAVMPAHTVADPEAELPMPDPDALAAILYTSGTTGSPKGVALSHRNLAANTASILDYLQLGPDDSTVSVLPFYYAYGASVLHTHLAVGARVVLEDHVVYPHLVAEALQRERATGFSGVPSTFALLLDRGCLDRCDLSSLRYITQAGGAMAPALARRVRDAFPGARLFVMYGQTEASARLTCLAPERLDDKPGSVGQGIAGVEIRVRREDGRDAAPGEQGEVWARGDNVMTGYWNAPGATAVTIVDGWLRTGDLGHLDPEGFLWLAGRRADMIKTGAHRVHPQDVEEVIAELPGVREVAVAGIDDALLGQVVAAYLVAGAGVPDERAVKAHCRRRLANYKIPRQVAFVAELPKTASGKVRRAALTQAT from the coding sequence GCCTGGAGGACACCGCCGCCGCGATGCCCGGGCGGATCGCCCTCCAGCAGGGGCCGCGACGGATCGACTACCGCACGCTGCGTAGGGATGCCCTGGCGCTGGCTGCGCACCTGCGTTCACGCGGCGTGCGGCCAGGCGATCGGGTCGGGCTCGTCCTTTCCAACAGCATCGAGGCTGCCATTGCATGGTATGGATGCTGGCGCGCGGGCGCGGTGGTGGTGCCGCTGAACGTGCAGGCCCGCGAACGCGACCTGACCGTGTGGCTGCAGCACGCGGGCGTGCGGCTGCTGGTGCACGCGCCCGAGCATGTGGACGCTGCGCAGGCCGCGATCCTGTCCGGCGTGCCAACCCTGGTGGCGGAGCGGGACGCCGGGCCGGCCGTGATGCCGGCACACACCGTGGCCGACCCGGAGGCGGAGCTGCCGATGCCTGATCCGGACGCGCTGGCGGCCATCCTCTATACCTCAGGGACCACCGGGTCCCCCAAGGGCGTGGCCCTGAGCCATCGCAACCTGGCAGCGAACACCGCCTCTATCCTTGATTACCTGCAGCTTGGCCCGGACGACTCCACGGTCAGCGTGCTGCCTTTCTACTATGCGTACGGGGCGTCGGTGCTGCATACACATCTTGCGGTGGGTGCGCGGGTGGTGCTGGAGGATCACGTGGTGTACCCGCACCTGGTGGCCGAGGCCCTGCAACGCGAGCGGGCGACGGGTTTTTCCGGGGTGCCGTCGACCTTCGCCCTGTTGCTTGACCGCGGCTGCCTCGACCGTTGCGACCTGTCCTCGCTGCGCTACATCACCCAGGCCGGAGGCGCGATGGCGCCGGCGCTCGCGCGTCGCGTGCGCGATGCCTTCCCCGGTGCGCGGCTGTTTGTGATGTACGGGCAGACCGAGGCCAGCGCACGCCTGACCTGTCTTGCACCCGAGCGGCTGGATGACAAGCCCGGCTCGGTGGGCCAGGGAATCGCCGGGGTGGAGATCCGCGTGCGACGCGAAGACGGACGGGATGCCGCGCCGGGCGAGCAGGGCGAAGTCTGGGCGCGCGGCGACAACGTGATGACCGGGTACTGGAACGCACCCGGGGCCACCGCGGTGACGATCGTCGATGGTTGGCTGCGCACCGGCGATCTGGGACACCTGGACCCCGAAGGCTTCCTGTGGCTTGCCGGCCGCCGCGCCGACATGATCAAGACCGGCGCGCACCGCGTGCATCCGCAGGACGTCGAGGAGGTGATTGCCGAACTCCCCGGCGTTCGGGAAGTGGCGGTGGCCGGCATCGATGACGCGCTCCTGGGCCAGGTGGTTGCCGCCTACCTCGTGGCCGGCGCCGGCGTGCCTGACGAGAGGGCAGTGAAGGC